The segment TGCGGATGCCGGGGACCACCGACGCACGGCACTTCCGCCGCGCCGGCGCGGTCGGTTACGGGTTCGGCCTGTTCAGCCGGAACATGGGCCTCGAGGAACTCGCCACGATGGGCCACGGCGACAACGAGCGCGTCGACGTCGAGTCGCTCGAGATGTGCACGCAGCTGTTCGAGAGCCTCGCCCGGGACTTCCTCGGATGAGCCTTCCCGCGTTCATCTCGATCGGCGCCCACGTCACGATGTGGGCGCAGGAAAAGCCCGACGACGTCGCGCTGATCGTCGTGGCGCGCGACCGCAGCGAGCGCAGCCTCACGTGGCGTGAACTCGACGAGGCGTCGAACCGGTACGCGCGGTTGTTGCAGTCGAAGGGTGTCGACGCGGACAGCACCGTCGGCATCGGTCTACCGAACTCGATCGAGCACGTCGTCACGCTGATCGCCACGTGGAAGCTCGGCGCGTGCGTGCTGCCCCTCGACGCCCGCATGCCCGCGCCCGAGCGCGACGCGCTGCTCGACCTCGCGAAGCCCGCGGCCGTTGTCGCCGCGTGGACCGACGTACCCGGCGTGGTCGACGTCGCCGATGCCGCGTCGTTCCCGGCGGACGCATTGCCAGACGTCACTCCGCATCCCGGACGGGCCATCGCGTCGGGCGGCTCGACGGGACGGCCCAAGATCATCGTGGACCCGATGCCGCTCGCGGTACCGAAGGGCGCGTACGCGTTCGGCCTCGCCGACCTCGGTGTGACGCACGGCCAGCGCCACCTCGTCGGCTCGCCGCTGTTCCACAACTTCGGCAACGGCCAGGTGATGGTCGGCGTGTACGAGGCGCACACGCTGATCGTGATGGAGCGCTTCGACGCCGAGCTCGCGCTCGACATCGTCGAGCAGCACCGCGTCCAGTACATGACGACGGTCCCCACGATGATGCAGCGCATGCTGCGCGTGCCCGACGTGGCGCAGCGTGACCTGTCGAGCGTCGAGGGCCTGCTGCACACCGCTGCGGTGTGCCCGCCGTGGGTCAAGCGTGGCTGGATCGACCTCATCGGCGCCACCAAGGTGCACGAGGTGTTCGGGTCGACCGAAGCGGTCGGCGCCTGCCTCATCCACGGCGACGAGTGGCTCGAGCGCCCGGGCAGCGTCGGTCGCCCGATGCGCTCGCAAGTGCGCGTCCTCGACGACGACGGCAACGACCTGCCGCCCGGTGAAGTCGGCGAGATCTTCATGCGACAGGAAGGGCTGCTGCCGACCAGCGACGGGTCCGGCCCGTCGTTCCAGTACCTCGGCGGCGCGTCGATCAAAGGTACCGACGACGGGTTCTCCAGCGTGGGCGACCTCGGCTGGCTCGACGACGAAGGGTTCCTCTTCCTCGCTGACCGCCGCGTCGACATCGTGATCACGGGCGGCTCCAACGTGTACCCCGCGGAAGTCGAGGCCGCGCTGTCCGAGCACCCCGGCGTGGTCGACGTCGGCGTCGTCGGGGTGCCCGACGACGACCTCGGCAAGCGCGTGCACGCCATCGTGCAACCGGCCGACCCCGCGCCGACGGCGGAGGAGTTGCGCGCACACTGCACGGCGCGCCTCACGCAATACAAGGTGCCGCGCAGTTTCGAGTTCGTCGAGAAGTTGCCGCGCAACGACGCCGGCAAGCTGCGCCGCTCGGCATTGGTGGCCGAACGCTCGTGAAGGACTGGCTCGACGACGCCACTGCCTGGCTCGACGCCAACGCGCCCCGGCGCGCGTCCGTCGCGGAGGTCGAATGGGGCGAAGGCAGCGACGCCGTCGCCGTGTTCCGCAACCTTCCCGCCGCCGCCGAACGCGCCCACATCGACGCGCTGCGCGCCTGGCAGCGCAAGAAGTTCGACGCCGGCTACGGCGCCATCGCGTGGCCGACCGACGTCGGCGGCGCCGGCCTCACGCCGGCACACGCGAACGCGTTCGCCGTACTCGAAGCCGGCTACGCGACGCCCGAGAGCCACGAGGCGTTCACCATCAGCATGGAGTTGGTCGGGCCGACGATCCTCACGTGCGGCACGCCCGAACAACAGCAGCGCTACGTCCCGCCGCTTCGCCGCGCGGACGAGATGTGGTGCCAGCTGTTCTCCGAGCCGAGCGCGGGTTCCGATCTGGCTGCGCTGGCGACCTCCGCGGTGCGCGACGGCGACACATGGGTCCTCAACGGCCAGAAGGTGTGGACGTCGGGCGCGCAGTATGCCGACTTCGGCTACATCCAGACCCGCACCGATCCGTCGGCGCCGAAGCACGCGGGCATGACGGCGTTTCTGGTCCCGATGGACGCGCCCGGTGTCGAGGTGCGCCCGCTGCGCCAGATGAGCGGTGGCTCGTCGTTCAACGAAGTGTTCCTGACCGACGTGCGCGTACCCGACGCCGACCGGCTCGGCGACGTCGGCGGCGGGTGGGGCGTCGCGCTCACGACGCTCGGATTCGAGCGGATGGCGGCGAGCGAGGGCGGCGAAGGCGGCGAATCCGATCCCGTCGACCGCCTCGTCGCGCTCTCGCGCCACCTCGGGCGCGCGCAGGACGGTGTCGTGCGCCAGCAGCTCGCGGCGGCGTGGACGGCCCGGACGGTGCACGCGCTCACCCTCGAACGCGCCGCGCAGGCGCATAAGGCCGGCGGCGTGCCTGGTCCCGAAGGATCGCTCGGCAAGCTCGGCAAGACGCGCGAGCTGCAACTCACCGCGGCCGCAGCTGCGAACGTGCTCGGCCCTCGACTCGGCGCCGACAGCGGCGAGTGGGGCACCTACGCGTGGAGCGAGTTCGTGAGTGGGCTGCCCGGCTTCCGCATCGCCGGCGGCACCGACGAGATCCAGCGCAACATCATCGGCGAGCGCGTGCTCGGACTGCCACGGGAGCCGCGATGACACCCGACGCCATCACCGAAGACCTCCGCGCCGTCCAGGCCGCGCTCGCCGAGCACGACCTGCTCGCCAACGCGCTCGAACTCGACACCGTCGGCTACACGGTCGTGCCGCCAGAGAAGGCCGCGCCTGCGGGTTTCGTCGACGAGGTGCGCGAGCGGCTGCTCGACGTGGCCGAGCGCCGCGAAGGCGCGCGCCCCGACGTGACCGGCGGGTCGACGCACGAGAACCACAAGCTGCCGAACTACTACTACCTGCTGTTCGAAGACCCGATCTTCGAGCAGTTGCTGATGCAGCCGAGCGCGTTGGCGCTTGTGACGCAGCTGTGCGGGTGGAGTTGCGTGTTGAGCACGTCGACGGCGCTGATCAAAGGCCCGTCGACGAAGGATCCCGAGCGGCTCGACATCGCCCTGCACTGCGACACCGAAATGCACCCGCCGCCATTCCCGCTGTACGCGCAGTACGCCAACGCCACATGGTTGCTGAGCGACTACTCGCGCGAGGGCGGCTCGCTCGGGTTCGTCCCCGGGAGCCACTTGCTTTGCCGCCAGCCCAACGGCGGCGAAGGCCTCGACCGTCTCGTGCCCCTCGAAGCACCGGCCGGTTCGCTCGTCGTCTGGCACGGCAACACGTGGCACGGCGCGTACCGGCGCCAGACGCCGGGCCTGCGCATGGCGATCGCATTCCTCTTCGCCCGCCGCTACCTGCTGCCGCGCGAGCCCTACCGCGAGGACACGACCCCCGAGATGCTCGACCGCAACCCGCCGCGCTTCGCCACGCTCATGGGCCAGCACGTCATGGCCGGGTGGCGCGCCGAGGGCCCGGACTACTCACGCCTGGACACGCGTGCCGTGCCCACGGTGTTCACCTAGGAGGTTGACCATGCAACGCGCGATCGACGAATCGCTCTTCACCTGGCCGGCGGACGAGCCGCGCCTGATCGGTTCCAAATGCGATGGGTGTGGAACCGCCACGTTCCCCCGCGCCCGCAGCTGCCCGCGCTGCGGCGCGGCCGACATGCCGACGCTGGAGTTGTCGCCGGAGGGCACCCTGTGGACCTTCACCACCCAGGAGTTCGAACTGAAGGAGCCCTACCGCCTCGCCGGCCAACGCCAGTTCGAGACGTTCGGCCTCGGCTACGTCGAGTTGCCCGACAACGTGAAGGTCGAGACCCGCCTCACCGAGAGCGACCCCGAGAAGCTCGAGATCGGCATGGACATGAAGCTCGTTTTCATCCCCGCCTACACCGACCCCGACGGCACCGAAGTGATGACCTTTGCCTTCGCGCCCGCGCAGAAAGTCTGAGGAGTAAACCATGGAAATTGCAGACGTCGCCATCGTCGGCATCGGCATCTACCCGTTCGGACGCCACGAGGGCGTGGCCGCCGTCGACATGGGCGCCATTGCCGTGCGCAACGCGATGCGCGACGCCGGCGTCGAGTTCAACGACCTGCAGTTCGCCTTCGGGGGCAGCCTCGGCGGCATGCTCGGCCACGACTCGCCGACGGCCGACACGCTCGTCAACGAGCTGGGGCTCACCGGCCTGCAGTTCATCAACGTGATGAACGGGTGCGCGACGGCGGGCTCCGCGCTGTCGATGGCGGCCACCACCGTCGCGTCGGGACAGTTCGACCTCGGCCTCGCCGTGGGGTTCGACAAGCATCCGCGCGGACACTTCAACGCCGACCCCGCAACCGCCGGCATCGGCCCGTGGTACGGCGAACAAGGCCTCATGGTGACCACCCAGTTCTTCGCCATGAAGATCAACCGCTACATGCACGAGCACGGCATCTCGCACTCGACGCTGGCGAAGGTGGCGGCCAAGGCCTACCGGAACGGGTCGATGAACCCAAACGCCTGGCGGCGCGAACCCATGACGGAGGAGCAGATTCTCAACTCGCGGATGCTCAACTATCCGCTGACGCAGTTCATGTTCTGCTCGCCCGACGAGGGTGCGGCCGCGGTCATCGTGGCGCGGGCCGACAAAGCGCACCTCTACACCGACAAGCCCGTGTACATCCGCGGCGCCACCGTGCGCTCGCGCCGCTTCGGGTCCTTCGAAGTGTTCAGCCCATGGGTGGCGGGCGAGATGGCCGAGAGCCCGACGGTCGACGCGTCCCGCGCGGTGTACGAGATGGCGGGCATCGGTCCCGAAGACGTCGACGTCGCCCAGATCCAGGACAGCGAAGCCGGTGCGGAGATCATCCACATGGCGGAGAACGGCTTTTGCAAGGACGGCGAGCAGGAGGCGCTGATCCAGGCGGGCGAGACCGAGATCGGCGGCAAGCTGCCGATCAACACCGACGGCGGCCTCATCGCCAACGGCGAGCCGATCGGTGCATCGGGCATGCGCCAGATCTACGAGACCGTGCTCCAGCTGCGCGGCGACGCCGGCCCGCGGCAGGTGCCGAACAATCCGCGCGTCGGCTACACGCAGGTGTACGGCGCTCCGGGAATCGGCGCGTGCACGATCCTGACGCGGTGACACTTCGCCGCGGCGCGCTGGTGATCGCCGCGCTGCTCGCGCTGACCGCGTGCGGGTCAGGCGGCGGGCGCCCGCTGAACATGGCGGACGCGTTCTCCCGCGACACCACCACTACGACGGCCGCCGCGGTCCCGGCGACCACGGACACGTCGGTCGGCGCGGCCGACACGGCGGGGTCGGGTGTGGCGGTGGCAGGCCGCAGCGCTGTTGCCACCAGCACGAGCCACGCGACGTCCGTGACCCGCGCCGGTAAGACCGTGCTGGCGCGCGGCGTGAAGTCGGATCGCATCATCCTGGGCTGGGAAGGGCTCTCCGACAGCGCGGCTGGCGCGGTGGCTGCCGTCGGTGTCACGGCACGCGAGGTGTCCGAGGCCGACCAGAAGGCGCAGGTCGACGCGATGGTGAAGGACATCAACGCCCGCGGCGGCATCGGCGGGAAGAAGGTCGTGATGCTGTACCACTTCGTGGACGTCACGCAGGGCACCGCGGATACGCGCGCCCAGCAGACGTGCGAGTTCTTCACCAACGACAACGAGATCTTCGCGCTGGTGTTGCGGGCCAATCACAACGGGACGCTGTCGGCGTGCATGGCCCAGCACAAGACACCGGTGATCGACGTGAGTTCCACGGTGCTGCCCGTCGACCAGAAGGACCTCGACGAGCGCTACCCCTACCTGTACCTGCCGCTGCACGTGAACCTGAGCCGTCTCGGGGCGTACATCGACGCCCTGGCACAGCAGCACTTCCTCGACGGCGGGGCCCGCGTCGGTCTGCTGCGCTACGACATGCCCGCCCACAAGCGCGCCCGTGACCAGGTCATCGTGCCGGCGCTCGCACGCCACGGATCCAAGCTG is part of the Acidimicrobiales bacterium genome and harbors:
- a CDS encoding AMP-binding protein, with the translated sequence MSLPAFISIGAHVTMWAQEKPDDVALIVVARDRSERSLTWRELDEASNRYARLLQSKGVDADSTVGIGLPNSIEHVVTLIATWKLGACVLPLDARMPAPERDALLDLAKPAAVVAAWTDVPGVVDVADAASFPADALPDVTPHPGRAIASGGSTGRPKIIVDPMPLAVPKGAYAFGLADLGVTHGQRHLVGSPLFHNFGNGQVMVGVYEAHTLIVMERFDAELALDIVEQHRVQYMTTVPTMMQRMLRVPDVAQRDLSSVEGLLHTAAVCPPWVKRGWIDLIGATKVHEVFGSTEAVGACLIHGDEWLERPGSVGRPMRSQVRVLDDDGNDLPPGEVGEIFMRQEGLLPTSDGSGPSFQYLGGASIKGTDDGFSSVGDLGWLDDEGFLFLADRRVDIVITGGSNVYPAEVEAALSEHPGVVDVGVVGVPDDDLGKRVHAIVQPADPAPTAEELRAHCTARLTQYKVPRSFEFVEKLPRNDAGKLRRSALVAERS
- a CDS encoding phytanoyl-CoA dioxygenase family protein, which produces MTPDAITEDLRAVQAALAEHDLLANALELDTVGYTVVPPEKAAPAGFVDEVRERLLDVAERREGARPDVTGGSTHENHKLPNYYYLLFEDPIFEQLLMQPSALALVTQLCGWSCVLSTSTALIKGPSTKDPERLDIALHCDTEMHPPPFPLYAQYANATWLLSDYSREGGSLGFVPGSHLLCRQPNGGEGLDRLVPLEAPAGSLVVWHGNTWHGAYRRQTPGLRMAIAFLFARRYLLPREPYREDTTPEMLDRNPPRFATLMGQHVMAGWRAEGPDYSRLDTRAVPTVFT
- a CDS encoding OB-fold domain-containing protein; the encoded protein is MQRAIDESLFTWPADEPRLIGSKCDGCGTATFPRARSCPRCGAADMPTLELSPEGTLWTFTTQEFELKEPYRLAGQRQFETFGLGYVELPDNVKVETRLTESDPEKLEIGMDMKLVFIPAYTDPDGTEVMTFAFAPAQKV
- a CDS encoding ABC transporter substrate-binding protein; translation: MTLRRGALVIAALLALTACGSGGGRPLNMADAFSRDTTTTTAAAVPATTDTSVGAADTAGSGVAVAGRSAVATSTSHATSVTRAGKTVLARGVKSDRIILGWEGLSDSAAGAVAAVGVTAREVSEADQKAQVDAMVKDINARGGIGGKKVVMLYHFVDVTQGTADTRAQQTCEFFTNDNEIFALVLRANHNGTLSACMAQHKTPVIDVSSTVLPVDQKDLDERYPYLYLPLHVNLSRLGAYIDALAQQHFLDGGARVGLLRYDMPAHKRARDQVIVPALARHGSKLTDEFAFTPVREVADLGQEGTQAANAALRFKAEGINRVIFLPSAWTILTVFPKEANSAGYKPRYGVDSWESPEYLRNNAPAAQLQGAVGLGWLPHDDVPPNVALAEERTLPDWSHCAAALKAAGYPEDFATYCTPFLFLKEAMARGTGLTAAGLRAGADKLGAAPYSTANFGTFFGPGRSDGASLGRNIAFDGGCACFTYVSAPYPIP
- a CDS encoding acyl-CoA dehydrogenase family protein, which translates into the protein MKDWLDDATAWLDANAPRRASVAEVEWGEGSDAVAVFRNLPAAAERAHIDALRAWQRKKFDAGYGAIAWPTDVGGAGLTPAHANAFAVLEAGYATPESHEAFTISMELVGPTILTCGTPEQQQRYVPPLRRADEMWCQLFSEPSAGSDLAALATSAVRDGDTWVLNGQKVWTSGAQYADFGYIQTRTDPSAPKHAGMTAFLVPMDAPGVEVRPLRQMSGGSSFNEVFLTDVRVPDADRLGDVGGGWGVALTTLGFERMAASEGGEGGESDPVDRLVALSRHLGRAQDGVVRQQLAAAWTARTVHALTLERAAQAHKAGGVPGPEGSLGKLGKTRELQLTAAAAANVLGPRLGADSGEWGTYAWSEFVSGLPGFRIAGGTDEIQRNIIGERVLGLPREPR
- a CDS encoding thiolase family protein, which encodes MEIADVAIVGIGIYPFGRHEGVAAVDMGAIAVRNAMRDAGVEFNDLQFAFGGSLGGMLGHDSPTADTLVNELGLTGLQFINVMNGCATAGSALSMAATTVASGQFDLGLAVGFDKHPRGHFNADPATAGIGPWYGEQGLMVTTQFFAMKINRYMHEHGISHSTLAKVAAKAYRNGSMNPNAWRREPMTEEQILNSRMLNYPLTQFMFCSPDEGAAAVIVARADKAHLYTDKPVYIRGATVRSRRFGSFEVFSPWVAGEMAESPTVDASRAVYEMAGIGPEDVDVAQIQDSEAGAEIIHMAENGFCKDGEQEALIQAGETEIGGKLPINTDGGLIANGEPIGASGMRQIYETVLQLRGDAGPRQVPNNPRVGYTQVYGAPGIGACTILTR